A window of the Lolium perenne isolate Kyuss_39 chromosome 7, Kyuss_2.0, whole genome shotgun sequence genome harbors these coding sequences:
- the LOC127314443 gene encoding uncharacterized protein, with the protein MGAEEDATARRERLKALRAAKELLSAPDAAPAAEQQNGKHGATEEQVDQPTVPGPVDATEDGLKESDGLEDNGEMPLKFRNYLPHDEQLRGGKVAPLSLPKFEDPIAADAAEPKQLENPFGNIAPKNPNWDLKRDVQKRTDKLEKRTQKALAEIALEQQKEKEALEEGSDVAAQE; encoded by the exons ATGGGCGCGGAGGAGGACGCCACCGCCCGCCGCGAGCGCCTCAAGGCCCTCCGCGCCGCCAAGGAGCTCCTCTCCGCCCCCGACGCCGCCCCTGCCGCGGAGCAGCA GAATGGTAAACATGGGGCCACAGAAGAACAGGTAGACCAACCAACAGTACCAGGTCCTGTGGATGCAACCGAGGATGGCTTGAAGGAGTCTGACGGACTTGAAGACAATGG CGAGATGCCACTGAAGTTCAGAAACTACCTTCCTCATGATGAGCAGCTTCGAGGCGGTAAGGTGGCTCCGTTGTCTCTTCCCAAGTTTGAAGATCCAATTGCTGCTGATGCTGCTGAGCCAAAGCAGCTTGAG AACCCTTTCGGGAACATTGCTCCAAAGAACCCAAACTGGGACCTGAAACGGGATGTCCAGAAGAGGACCGACAAGCTGGAGAAGCGCACGCAGAAAGCTCTGGCGGAGATTGCAT TGGAGCAGCAAAAGGAGAAAGAGGCACTAGAGGAGGGAAGCGATGTGGCAGCTCAAGAGTAA
- the LOC127314444 gene encoding E3 ubiquitin-protein ligase RGLG4, translating to MGGMLSALFGGHRRGPAGAERMASTRSRGLPGNTGGDGDHRRRAMLSKKYSYIPDTYTSLEQVTAALRDQGLESSNLILGIDFTKSNEWTGKRSFNGQSLHKLGSTPNPYETAIGIIGKTLAPFDEDNLIPCFGFGDATTHDYNVFSFHQDNSPCHGFEEVLACYRNVVPHLRLSGPTSFAPIVEAAVDIVDRTGGQYHVLVIVADGQVTRSIDTSDGDLSPQERRTVDSIVMASSYPLSIVLVGVGDGPWEDMQKFDDKLPARAFDNFQFVNFTSIMSRNATLQQKESAFALAALMEVPIQYKATMELGILGRTTGKAKRVVPAPPPLPASSQRQPSSLRREGSGANATAPAEPREDQVCPICLTNAKDLAFGCGHMCCRECGENLTRCPICRETIRSKLRLYSG from the exons ATGGGCGGGATGTTGAGCGCGCTGTTCGGCGGCCACCGGAGGGGACCGGCCGGGGCAGAGAGGATGGCGTCGACGAGGAGCCGTGGGCTGCCGGGTAacaccggcggcgacggcgatcACCGACGGAGGGCGATGCTGTCAAAGAAGTACTCGTACATACCCGACACCTACACCTCTCTGGAGCAG GTGACGGCGGCACTGCGCGACCAAGGCCTAGAGTCATCGAACCTGATACTCGGGATCGACTTCACCAAGAGCAACGAATGGACTG GGAAGCGGTCGTTTAACGGACAGAGCCTGCACAAGCTGGGCAGCACGCCCAACCCTTACGAGACGGCCATCGGCATCATCGGCAAGACCCTCGCTCCTTTCGACGAGGACAACCTCATCCCCTGCTTCGGCTTCGGCGACG CGACGACGCACGACTACAACGTCTTCAGCTTCCACCAGGACAACTCGCCGTGCCATGGCTTCGAGGAGGTGCTGGCCTGCTACCGGAACGTCGTGCCGCACCTCAGGCTGTCAGGGCCAACGTCTTTCGCGCCGATCGTGGAGGCCGCAGTCGACATCGTGGACAGGACCGGAGGGCAGTACCATGTCCTGGTCATCGTCGCCGACGGCCAG GTCACGAGGAGTATTGATACGAGCGATGGCGATCTGAGCCCGCAGGAGAGAAGAACGGTGGACTCCATTGTCATGGCTAG TTCTTACCCGCTGTCAATCGTGCTGGTCGGAGTTGGGGATGGCCCATGGGAGGACATGCAGAAGTTCGACGACAAGCTCCCCGCGCGCGCCTTCGACAACTTCCAG TTTGTGAACTTCACCTCGATCATGTCGAGGAACGCGACGCTGCAGCAGAAGGAGTCGGCCTTCGCGCTCGCCGCGCTCATGGAGGTGCCCATCCAGTACAAGGCCACCATGGAGCTCGGCATCCTTGGCCGGACGACGGGGAAGGCCAAGAGGGTCGTGCCGGCTCCGCCACCGCTGCCGGCGTCTTCGCAGAGGCAGCCGTCGTCGTTGCGGCGGGAAGGTAGCGGCGCGAACGCCACGGCGCCGGCGGAGCCAAGAGAGGATCAG GTGTGCCCCATCTGCTTGACCAATGCCAAGGATCTAGCATTTGGCTGTGGCCACATG TGTTGCAGGGAGTGTGGGGAGAACCTTACCAGATGCCCAATATGTCGAGAGACAATACGGTCCAAGCTGAGGCTATACTCGGGATGA
- the LOC127314445 gene encoding mediator of RNA polymerase II transcription subunit 21 → MDIISQLQEQLNEMAMVAVNTFGTLQRDAPPVRLSNSYPDPLNPNPNPDDPASQPPPAPGAAAAAAAAAPPPPQAPPQPALDLAEQPKAMSHALVLAAKKFDALVAALPLSSEEDQLKRIQELQAENEDVGLELQKQLEAAELELQQVEVLFNEATDNCINMKKPD, encoded by the exons ATGGACATCATCTCGCAGCTGCAGGAGCAGCTCAACGAGATGGCCATGGTGGCCGTCAACACATTCGGCACGCTGCAGCGCGACGCGCCGCCCGTCCGCCTCTCCAATAGCTACCCGGACCCGCTCAACCCCAACCCTAACCCCGACGACCCCGCCTCCCAGCCCCCGCCCGCGCCCGGTGCtgctgctgcggcggcggcggcggcgcctccaccgccgcaagCGCCGCCCCAGCCCGCGCTCGATCTCGCCGAGCAGCCCAAGGCCATGAGCCACGCGCTCGTCCTCGCCGCAAAGAAG TTTGATGCTCTTGTCGCGGCATTGCCACTATCATCAGAAGAGGATCAGTTGAAAAGAATTCAAGAACTTCAG GCAGAGAACGAAGATGTGGGATTGGAGCTTCAGAAACAACTGGAAGCTGCTG AACTGGAATTGCAGCAGGTTGAAGTGTTGTTCAATGAAGCTACAGACAACTGTATAAATATGAAGAAGCCAGATTAG
- the LOC127314446 gene encoding major pollen allergen Ole e 10 yields the protein MASTAIRFITFVSALMLLLHCTYAAAAPIFQQRQSAKTWCVANPSANEAALRANMDFACSESDCSAIQGTGGCSVRYGGILLSRASVAMNAYYQAKGRNTWNCFFNGTGLISITDPSLGTCKYA from the exons ATGGCATCAACCGCTATCAGATTCATCACCTTCGTCTCTGCTCTCATGCTGCTACTGCACTGCACTTACG CAGCAGCTGCACCAATCTTTCAGCAGAGACAG TCGGCCAAGACATGGTGCGTCGCTAATCCTTCGGCCAACGAGGCTGCGCTGAGGGCGAACATGGATTTCGCCTGCTCCGAGAGCGACTGCAGCGCGATTCAGGGCACAGGAGGCTGCTCCGTCCGCTATGGCGGCATCCTGCTATCGcgggcgtcggtggcgatgaacGCCTATTACCAGGCCAAGGGGAGGAACACATGGAACTGCTTCTTCAACGGCACCGGCCTCATCAGCATCACTGACCCCA GTCTAGGCACTTGCAAGTACGCATGA